The Geoalkalibacter sp. genome has a segment encoding these proteins:
- the infC gene encoding translation initiation factor IF-3 yields MAKPETNINRAIRAREVRVIDDESQQLGVMSLTDALAAAEERGLDLVEVSPNANPPVCRIMDFGKYMYQQSKKAAEAKKKMARVELKEVKMRPKTDEHDFQVKVRNARRFLEDGNKVKFTMMFRGREVTHPERGQLLLDRAAEGVADLGQVEARPSLQGRFMTMIVAPAKKS; encoded by the coding sequence ATAGCTAAGCCAGAAACCAACATCAATCGCGCCATTCGGGCTCGGGAAGTGCGGGTCATCGACGACGAATCCCAACAGCTTGGGGTTATGAGCCTGACCGATGCGCTGGCCGCCGCCGAGGAGCGGGGGCTCGACCTGGTTGAAGTTTCGCCCAATGCGAACCCGCCTGTCTGTCGGATCATGGACTTCGGCAAGTACATGTACCAGCAGAGCAAGAAAGCGGCGGAAGCCAAGAAGAAAATGGCCCGCGTCGAGCTTAAGGAAGTCAAGATGCGACCCAAGACCGACGAGCACGATTTTCAGGTCAAGGTACGCAATGCGCGCCGCTTCCTCGAAGACGGCAACAAGGTGAAATTCACCATGATGTTCCGCGGCCGTGAAGTCACCCACCCCGAGCGGGGGCAGTTGCTTCTCGATCGCGCCGCCGAGGGTGTGGCTGACCTGGGTCAGGTGGAAGCGCGTCCCAGCCTTCAGGGGCGCTTCATGACCATGATCGTAGCGCCCGCGAAAAAATC